In Planctomycetia bacterium, one DNA window encodes the following:
- a CDS encoding glycerate kinase — protein sequence MHVVIAPDKFKGVLSAREAAAAIAAGVRRAQPDATLTLRPMADGGEGTLDILVDAARGNRRQVEAHGPLGDPVTVVVGLVDQASRAVVELARVSGLSLVPPARRDVMRASTFGLGEVLRRVVESGLDRVTLAVGGSATVDGGAGMMQALGATFYDHRGHVIERPIGGGDLLDIRRFVWDRAPEGIADVAFTIAVDVLNPATGPGGAAAVFAPQKGADADGVKRLEAGLTHWADLLAEATGRDGRHEPGTGAAGGVALPLLALCSAQIEPGIDLVMEATQFAAALSTADLLITGEGRLDRQSTMGKVVGTLARTARAAGVPVAAIVGAVGEGAEECRAMLDGCYELGGPLEETAERLAAMGRRAAQEML from the coding sequence ATGCACGTCGTCATCGCGCCGGACAAGTTCAAGGGCGTGCTTTCGGCGCGGGAAGCGGCCGCTGCGATCGCCGCGGGGGTGCGTCGCGCGCAGCCCGATGCGACGCTGACGCTGCGACCGATGGCCGACGGCGGCGAGGGGACGCTGGATATCCTCGTTGACGCGGCGCGGGGGAATCGGCGTCAGGTGGAGGCGCACGGCCCGCTGGGCGATCCAGTCACCGTGGTCGTGGGGCTGGTGGACCAGGCGTCGCGCGCGGTGGTGGAGCTGGCGCGGGTGAGCGGATTGTCGCTCGTGCCGCCGGCGCGGCGCGACGTGATGCGCGCGAGCACGTTCGGCCTGGGCGAAGTGCTGCGCCGGGTTGTGGAGAGCGGCCTGGACCGGGTGACGCTGGCCGTCGGCGGCAGCGCGACGGTCGACGGCGGCGCGGGCATGATGCAGGCGCTGGGGGCGACGTTCTACGACCATCGCGGGCATGTGATCGAGCGGCCGATCGGCGGGGGCGATTTATTAGACATACGTCGCTTTGTGTGGGACCGCGCCCCGGAGGGGATCGCGGACGTGGCCTTCACGATCGCCGTTGACGTGCTCAACCCCGCAACAGGACCGGGCGGCGCGGCGGCGGTGTTCGCGCCACAGAAGGGCGCCGACGCCGACGGCGTGAAGCGCCTCGAGGCGGGCCTGACGCATTGGGCTGACCTTCTGGCGGAGGCGACCGGGCGCGACGGGCGACACGAACCCGGCACCGGGGCGGCCGGCGGCGTGGCGCTGCCGTTGCTGGCGCTTTGCTCGGCGCAGATCGAGCCGGGAATCGACCTCGTGATGGAAGCGACGCAGTTCGCGGCGGCGCTATCGACGGCCGACCTGCTGATCACGGGCGAGGGCCGGCTGGATCGGCAGTCGACGATGGGCAAGGTGGTGGGGACGCTGGCTCGGACGGCGCGGGCCGCGGGTGTGCCGGTGGCGGCGATTGTCGGCGCGGTGGGCGAGGGGGCGGAAGAATGCCGGGCGATGCTGGATGGATGCTACGAACTGGGCGGGCCGCTGGAGGAAACGGCAGAGCGCTTGGCGGCGATGGGCCGGCGCGCGGCGCAAGAAATGTTGTGA
- a CDS encoding DUF1579 family protein yields MTRRLSAFALSCACSFAVLAGCSQQQQGMNNMDPSAMQPPPRPAELDQLNPWVGKWETTAEMTMPDGKKMTGTGSSESSWDLDKRVVIERSTFSMGEMGTMQGMGIFTYCPVTKKFKTAWFSSMGEASMGTMWWDEAKKCWCMKANYISPMTGEPTEFCGTITMPDNNTMNWEMTESTVGFLGMKTKCWEGKGVSKRKA; encoded by the coding sequence ATGACCAGACGATTGTCCGCCTTCGCGCTGTCTTGCGCCTGTAGTTTCGCTGTTCTCGCCGGCTGCTCGCAGCAGCAGCAGGGCATGAACAACATGGACCCCTCGGCGATGCAGCCCCCGCCTCGCCCGGCCGAACTGGACCAGCTCAATCCGTGGGTCGGCAAGTGGGAGACCACGGCCGAGATGACGATGCCCGACGGCAAGAAGATGACGGGCACCGGATCGTCGGAATCGTCGTGGGATCTCGACAAGCGCGTGGTCATCGAGCGCAGCACATTCTCGATGGGTGAGATGGGCACCATGCAGGGCATGGGCATCTTCACATATTGCCCCGTTACGAAGAAGTTCAAGACGGCCTGGTTCAGCAGCATGGGCGAGGCCAGCATGGGCACGATGTGGTGGGACGAAGCCAAGAAGTGCTGGTGCATGAAGGCGAATTACATCAGCCCGATGACCGGAGAGCCGACCGAATTCTGCGGCACCATCACCATGCCCGACAACAACACAATGAACTGGGAGATGACCGAGTCCACGGTCGGCTTCCTCGGCATGAAGACCAAGTGCTGGGAAGGCAAGGGCGTTTCGAAGCGCAAGGCCTGA
- the solA gene encoding N-methyl-L-tryptophan oxidase has product MPDRPFDAMVLGVGAMGAAACYHLAQRGLCVVGLEQFDLCHDRGSSQGRSRVFRKAYFEDPRYVPLLHEAYEAWGRLERETGQTLLNFVGCLNIGRPDHPCIRGVRASVTQHGLAHEVLSAEEVRRRHPAFEPPPDHVAVYEADAGYLCPEDCVRAMADLARRAGAELRERTVVRSWRALKPVGAGGADVRVETDNGPIEAGALVITAGAWLPTVAAELGLPLTVERQVQAWFAPKIPTHFVPESMPVFIHFLDGDAAAGGGDMHMPGANARNLAGAFYGICDHGHGVKIARHHGGAATTADAVDRAVHPADEADIRRYIRAHMPTADGPLRDAQVCLYTNTPDDHFMIDRHPLHKNVFIAGGFSGHGFKFAPVVGEALADLVTIGRSRLPGELFAIGRFAAK; this is encoded by the coding sequence ATGCCGGATCGACCGTTTGATGCGATGGTCCTGGGAGTGGGCGCGATGGGGGCCGCCGCCTGCTACCACTTGGCCCAGCGAGGCTTGTGCGTCGTCGGCCTGGAGCAGTTTGACCTTTGTCACGACCGGGGGAGTTCGCAAGGCCGATCGCGCGTCTTTCGCAAGGCGTATTTTGAAGACCCGCGGTACGTGCCGCTGCTGCACGAGGCGTACGAAGCCTGGGGCCGGCTGGAGCGGGAGACCGGGCAGACGCTTCTCAATTTTGTCGGATGTCTCAATATTGGTCGCCCCGATCACCCGTGCATTCGCGGTGTGCGCGCCAGCGTCACGCAGCACGGACTGGCGCACGAGGTGCTTTCGGCCGAGGAAGTGCGCCGGCGGCATCCGGCGTTCGAACCGCCGCCCGACCACGTCGCGGTGTACGAGGCCGACGCGGGGTATCTCTGCCCGGAGGACTGCGTGCGCGCGATGGCGGACCTGGCGCGGCGCGCCGGCGCGGAGCTGCGCGAGCGAACGGTGGTGCGAAGTTGGCGCGCGCTTAAGCCAGTGGGCGCGGGCGGCGCTGACGTGCGCGTCGAGACCGACAACGGTCCGATCGAGGCGGGCGCGCTGGTCATCACGGCCGGCGCGTGGCTGCCGACCGTGGCGGCGGAGCTGGGCCTGCCGCTGACCGTCGAGCGACAGGTGCAGGCGTGGTTCGCGCCGAAGATTCCGACGCACTTTGTGCCGGAATCAATGCCCGTGTTCATTCACTTTCTCGATGGCGACGCGGCGGCCGGAGGGGGTGACATGCACATGCCAGGCGCCAACGCCAGGAACCTCGCCGGTGCGTTCTACGGTATTTGCGATCACGGCCACGGCGTGAAGATCGCCCGGCATCACGGCGGCGCGGCGACAACGGCCGACGCGGTCGATCGCGCCGTGCATCCCGCCGACGAGGCCGATATCCGGCGATACATCCGCGCGCACATGCCGACGGCCGACGGGCCGCTGCGCGACGCGCAGGTCTGCCTGTACACCAACACACCCGACGATCATTTCATGATCGACCGTCACCCGTTGCACAAGAATGTGTTTATCGCCGGTGGCTTCAGCGGGCACGGGTTCAAGTTCGCCCCCGTCGTCGGCGAAGCACTGGCCGATCTGGTGACCATCGGCCGCTCGCGCCTGCCGGGGGAGTTGTTCGCGATCGGGCGATTTGCGGCGAAGTAG
- the surE gene encoding 5'/3'-nucleotidase SurE: MRILLTNDDGIFAPGIMAMHAQLAASHQVDVVAPENVQSGGSHAITIRSPLTCQRVHVSGKFEGTSVHGTPADCVKLALHALLPQRPDLVVSGINAGLNTGIHVLYSGTVAAAIEGAILGVPAVAVSLKLYRDMDFDRAAVIAKDIIAQIAAKSPLPRQVFNVNIPELRPGWPLGVRIAPQSTQSTLETLERRTDPSGREYFWLSGDFGELDDAIETDLHVVRQGYVCVTPLHLNLTDAPLLEKMRAWKWA; the protein is encoded by the coding sequence ATGCGCATCCTGCTCACCAACGACGACGGTATCTTCGCGCCCGGCATCATGGCCATGCACGCGCAACTCGCGGCGTCGCATCAAGTCGACGTCGTCGCGCCGGAGAACGTCCAATCCGGCGGCTCGCACGCCATCACCATCCGCAGCCCCCTCACCTGCCAGCGCGTTCACGTCAGCGGCAAGTTCGAAGGCACCAGCGTGCATGGTACGCCCGCCGACTGCGTAAAGCTCGCCCTGCACGCGCTGCTGCCGCAACGCCCGGACCTCGTCGTCTCCGGCATCAACGCAGGGTTGAACACCGGCATTCATGTGCTCTACTCCGGCACGGTCGCCGCAGCCATCGAGGGCGCAATTCTTGGCGTGCCCGCCGTGGCCGTCTCGCTGAAGCTGTATCGTGACATGGACTTTGATCGCGCGGCCGTCATCGCGAAGGACATCATTGCGCAGATCGCCGCGAAGTCGCCCCTTCCGCGGCAGGTGTTCAACGTGAACATTCCCGAGCTGCGGCCGGGCTGGCCGCTCGGCGTGCGCATCGCGCCGCAGAGCACGCAGTCAACGCTGGAGACGCTGGAGCGGCGGACCGATCCCTCGGGCCGCGAGTATTTCTGGCTAAGCGGCGATTTCGGCGAGCTGGACGACGCGATCGAGACCGACCTGCACGTCGTGCGTCAGGGCTACGTGTGCGTCACGCCGCTGCACCTGAACCTCACCGACGCGCCGCTGTTGGAAAAAATGCGCGCCTGGAAGTGGGCGTAG
- a CDS encoding tetratricopeptide repeat protein translates to MATDPPIARPISAPTVPTAGLRFLPAFLGAAMIGAAVFAVFHPALTAGMVGSADRAILAESQRDAWMMCSNPRQFLLHLVSPRRTAVSLSPLTRVSYAMDAYLSDTPLVQPFQVRLTNLTLHALNAILVFVIAARLSGRVWIGLAAGLLFALHPLQAESVASFSRREVLLGGFFTLLMVSAYLRLARNARLRWTLPVYGWYLLAALASPLYVAAPLVLVLLDVWPLRRAGLQSLLEKSPMLVFLGTSIAVTAWGVLPASGAAAREIGWGEWLSMNVVSALGRVVWPVRLSPFYPLNESAGVWPMVTAAVLAAAWVMTLLRHRPSFVAATGSVALTAPALWWSASGGELLHDAWLYAIAVIPLLCLAAACRARPADESGRARAQAMRNAGLARVAPLATAAVVITFGVLAYGQTLIWDNSRDLYAQVLARYPRWTGGHIGLIEACIDENDLDGALRHARRAVDLAPTDPQTQFYLGTVLLLHRDHRAAEAVAPLRRALESNRDWIACLQNLGVALARTGQTEDAIRFLERARDLDPNSAAIHVGLGHAYLRVERAASARREFQEALRVRSDWVVNLGLAAAWAMNDNIELARRHLAMAVAQEPSASARAATFDALRRLHDHPGFEELIDLSAAPPTVLEGVEWLPATGARGRQG, encoded by the coding sequence ATGGCAACTGATCCGCCGATTGCACGCCCGATTTCAGCGCCGACCGTTCCGACGGCTGGTCTTCGGTTCCTGCCGGCTTTCCTCGGCGCGGCGATGATCGGCGCGGCCGTCTTCGCGGTGTTTCACCCCGCGCTGACCGCTGGGATGGTCGGTTCGGCCGACCGCGCGATCCTCGCGGAGTCGCAGCGCGATGCGTGGATGATGTGCTCGAACCCCAGACAATTCTTGCTTCATCTCGTCTCGCCGCGCCGCACGGCCGTGTCGCTCTCGCCGCTGACGCGGGTGTCGTACGCCATGGACGCGTACCTGTCCGATACGCCGCTGGTGCAGCCGTTTCAAGTGCGGCTGACGAATCTGACCTTGCACGCGCTCAATGCGATCCTTGTGTTTGTCATCGCTGCGAGATTGTCAGGCCGCGTCTGGATCGGGCTGGCGGCAGGATTGCTTTTCGCGCTGCATCCGTTGCAGGCCGAGTCGGTTGCATCGTTCAGCCGGCGCGAAGTCCTGCTCGGCGGATTCTTCACGCTGCTGATGGTCTCCGCGTACTTGCGGCTTGCCCGCAACGCACGACTGCGCTGGACGCTGCCGGTGTACGGCTGGTATCTGTTGGCGGCGCTGGCCAGCCCGTTGTACGTGGCTGCGCCGCTGGTGCTGGTGTTGCTGGATGTGTGGCCGCTGCGACGAGCGGGGCTGCAAAGCCTGCTGGAAAAATCCCCGATGCTGGTGTTCCTCGGGACGTCGATCGCGGTGACCGCGTGGGGCGTATTGCCGGCAAGCGGCGCGGCGGCTCGGGAAATCGGCTGGGGCGAATGGCTGTCGATGAACGTCGTGTCGGCCCTGGGACGCGTGGTGTGGCCGGTGCGATTGTCGCCGTTCTATCCGTTGAATGAATCGGCGGGCGTGTGGCCGATGGTGACGGCGGCGGTGCTGGCGGCGGCATGGGTGATGACATTATTGAGGCATCGGCCATCGTTTGTGGCGGCGACGGGGTCTGTGGCGTTGACGGCGCCGGCGCTGTGGTGGAGCGCATCGGGCGGCGAGTTGTTACACGATGCATGGTTGTACGCGATCGCGGTGATCCCGCTTCTGTGCCTCGCAGCGGCCTGTCGAGCAAGGCCAGCGGACGAGTCAGGCCGCGCGCGCGCACAGGCGATGCGGAATGCCGGGTTGGCGCGCGTGGCGCCGCTCGCGACAGCGGCAGTGGTCATCACGTTCGGCGTGCTGGCCTACGGGCAGACGTTGATCTGGGACAACAGTCGCGATTTGTACGCGCAGGTGCTGGCGCGTTACCCGCGCTGGACCGGCGGCCACATCGGTCTGATCGAAGCCTGCATCGACGAGAACGATCTGGACGGGGCCTTACGGCACGCGCGGCGCGCGGTCGATCTCGCGCCAACCGATCCGCAGACGCAATTTTATCTCGGCACGGTGCTGCTGCTGCACCGGGACCATCGCGCAGCGGAGGCGGTCGCGCCGTTGCGTCGCGCGCTGGAAAGCAATCGCGACTGGATCGCGTGTTTGCAGAACCTCGGTGTGGCGTTGGCGCGGACGGGCCAGACCGAGGATGCGATTCGCTTTCTGGAGCGGGCGCGCGATCTGGATCCGAACTCGGCAGCCATCCACGTCGGCCTGGGGCACGCCTACCTGCGCGTGGAGCGCGCGGCTTCGGCGCGGCGCGAGTTTCAGGAGGCGCTGCGGGTGCGCAGCGACTGGGTGGTGAACCTCGGCCTGGCGGCGGCATGGGCCATGAACGACAACATCGAGCTGGCGCGGCGGCATCTGGCGATGGCCGTCGCGCAGGAGCCGTCGGCCTCGGCGCGCGCAGCGACGTTTGACGCATTGCGCCGACTGCACGATCATCCGGGATTTGAAGAATTGATCGACTTGAGTGCCGCGCCGCCGACGGTGCTGGAAGGCGTCGAGTGGTTGCCGGCGACTGGTGCGCGGGGGCGTCAGGGATAG
- a CDS encoding tetratricopeptide repeat protein, producing the protein MSREHRNEIPSAPVDVGTRGLARRIGWGLVIATLLIYGACLRFDFVRLDDHQYVVENPRVREPSLDGLKAFFTEVLHPQTVDGYYQPLTMASLMLDSLIVGRSDAGPGLFHFTNVLIHAINAVLVFALLRTALTLHRTRSGAADGKEPLFAPAFAAALFALHPAQVEAVCWISQRKTVLATLFAILAIHAYLRHGARRGGGIAWAACGWYALATLAKPTTVLLPLVFPLLDRWPLRRRIAPHLTSKWPFGVWMVVTAWVAWESQASAPDALAVPSVQNWAVILRLAGLIAYNLMLYLGNLVWPMHLSPYRAIPEDLTFSNPAILAGVACAASIGLLVLAARRRWPPLFSGLVAFLLLLAPTLGGIRFTGTCVADRFLYLPLIFLLMPLTVLLWRGDLFMHRRNGAYRAAVALTLIPFIILTRAQQNVWADSKTLYSQITQSAPRQGKPFMHLATIAIDEDDAAEALRLSARAVELLPTDSEVWGVYGLALRMHGRPRDSVTAIRRALETGLGRNQSRGWIELAKSHTHLGELDAARAALREAVALGRNPAEVLAEVADEAMHRAKRADLALVLYREAIAADPTNATVTWNLGTALVATGQPAEALACYERAVSLRRQKRLSTAELDATVAQLREKVASMGSPTSAPVRAPEAGSP; encoded by the coding sequence GTGAGTAGAGAGCATCGCAACGAGATCCCGTCGGCCCCGGTGGACGTGGGAACGCGCGGGTTAGCGCGGCGCATCGGCTGGGGGCTGGTCATCGCAACCCTGTTGATCTATGGAGCGTGCCTGCGATTTGATTTTGTGCGGCTGGACGACCATCAATACGTCGTGGAAAACCCGCGCGTGCGCGAACCGTCGCTCGACGGGCTGAAGGCGTTCTTTACCGAAGTGCTTCATCCGCAGACCGTCGACGGCTACTACCAGCCGCTGACGATGGCCTCGCTGATGCTCGATTCGCTGATCGTGGGGCGCTCCGACGCCGGTCCGGGACTGTTTCACTTTACCAACGTCCTGATCCATGCGATCAACGCGGTGCTGGTCTTTGCCCTGCTGCGAACGGCCTTGACGCTTCATCGCACCCGTAGCGGCGCTGCGGACGGAAAGGAACCCTTGTTCGCGCCGGCCTTCGCTGCGGCGCTTTTCGCGTTGCACCCGGCGCAGGTCGAGGCCGTCTGCTGGATCTCGCAGCGCAAGACGGTGCTGGCGACGTTGTTTGCGATTCTGGCGATTCACGCCTACCTGCGGCACGGCGCGCGGCGCGGCGGCGGGATCGCATGGGCGGCCTGCGGATGGTACGCACTGGCGACGCTTGCCAAGCCGACAACCGTCTTACTCCCGCTCGTCTTCCCGCTGCTGGATCGCTGGCCGCTGCGAAGGCGGATCGCGCCGCACCTGACGTCGAAATGGCCTTTCGGCGTCTGGATGGTCGTGACGGCCTGGGTCGCGTGGGAATCGCAGGCCTCCGCGCCCGACGCATTGGCCGTGCCGTCGGTACAGAATTGGGCGGTGATACTGCGTCTTGCCGGCCTGATCGCGTACAACCTTATGCTCTATCTGGGCAATCTTGTCTGGCCGATGCATTTGTCGCCGTATCGCGCGATTCCGGAGGATCTGACGTTCTCCAATCCGGCGATCCTGGCGGGGGTGGCCTGCGCGGCGTCGATTGGTTTGCTCGTGCTGGCGGCGCGCCGGCGCTGGCCGCCGCTGTTCAGCGGTCTGGTTGCGTTTCTGTTGCTGCTGGCGCCGACGCTGGGCGGCATTCGTTTTACGGGAACCTGCGTCGCGGATCGGTTCCTCTATCTGCCGCTGATTTTTCTGCTGATGCCGCTGACGGTCCTGCTCTGGCGCGGCGATCTTTTCATGCATCGACGCAACGGCGCGTATCGCGCTGCGGTCGCGCTCACGCTGATCCCCTTCATCATTCTCACCCGCGCGCAGCAGAACGTCTGGGCCGATTCCAAAACGCTTTACTCACAGATCACGCAGTCCGCTCCGCGCCAGGGAAAACCGTTCATGCACCTGGCCACCATCGCCATCGACGAGGACGACGCCGCCGAAGCGCTGCGTCTCTCCGCCCGCGCCGTCGAACTCCTGCCGACCGACAGCGAAGTCTGGGGCGTGTACGGTCTCGCGCTACGAATGCATGGGCGCCCGCGGGACAGTGTGACCGCGATCCGCCGCGCGCTGGAGACCGGCCTGGGACGAAACCAGTCGCGCGGCTGGATCGAGCTGGCCAAGTCGCACACACACCTGGGCGAACTGGATGCCGCACGGGCCGCCCTGCGCGAAGCGGTCGCCCTCGGCCGCAACCCGGCGGAGGTTCTGGCGGAGGTGGCCGACGAAGCCATGCACCGCGCGAAGCGTGCGGACCTTGCGTTGGTGCTTTATCGCGAGGCGATCGCGGCGGACCCCACCAACGCCACCGTCACCTGGAACCTCGGCACGGCGCTGGTCGCGACGGGGCAACCGGCTGAAGCGCTCGCGTGCTACGAGCGCGCCGTGTCATTGAGACGGCAGAAACGTCTTTCAACCGCGGAGTTGGACGCAACGGTGGCACAACTTCGAGAAAAGGTGGCGTCCATGGGCTCGCCAACGTCCGCACCGGTTCGCGCGCCGGAGGCAGGTTCGCCATGA
- a CDS encoding NAD(P)H-hydrate epimerase: protein MNQELLLSREQVRRVDQRAIEAYGVPGIVLMENAGRGAAEIIRQTCPSAHGAIIACGPGNNGGDGFVIARHLANAGWMVELLLACPADRLTGDAQVNFRITQRMNLPGTVISRASDADAARQRFTPTGVIVDALLGTGASGPPREPIASLIRAINSLRTADATQPPHTVFAVDIPSGLDCDTGDAADPTVRADHTITFVAQKIGFRNPAARDWLGQVHVVDIGAPRAAIQDALTGKSG, encoded by the coding sequence ATGAACCAGGAACTTCTGCTATCGCGCGAGCAGGTGCGGCGCGTTGATCAACGCGCGATCGAGGCTTACGGCGTTCCCGGGATCGTGCTGATGGAAAACGCCGGTCGCGGCGCGGCGGAGATCATTCGCCAAACATGCCCGTCCGCGCACGGCGCGATCATCGCCTGCGGCCCGGGCAACAACGGCGGAGACGGGTTCGTCATCGCACGCCATCTTGCCAACGCCGGCTGGATGGTTGAACTGCTCCTCGCCTGCCCGGCCGATCGACTCACCGGCGACGCGCAGGTCAACTTCCGAATCACGCAGCGCATGAACCTGCCCGGGACGGTGATCTCGCGTGCAAGCGATGCCGATGCCGCGCGGCAGCGATTCACACCCACCGGCGTCATCGTGGATGCGCTGCTGGGCACCGGAGCGAGCGGCCCTCCACGCGAACCAATCGCCTCGCTCATTCGAGCCATCAACTCACTGCGCACGGCTGACGCCACGCAGCCGCCGCACACCGTCTTCGCCGTGGACATCCCCTCTGGTCTGGACTGCGACACGGGCGACGCCGCCGATCCGACCGTGCGTGCGGATCACACCATCACGTTTGTTGCTCAAAAGATCGGTTTCAGGAATCCGGCCGCGCGAGATTGGCTAGGCCAGGTGCATGTGGTCGATATCGGCGCGCCGCGCGCGGCGATTCAGGATGCCTTGACGGGCAAGTCCGGATGA
- a CDS encoding alpha/beta fold hydrolase: MQSNLEISVGRQKIAACLHRPDPGRSAIAAPVVVCCHGLTGTRVGSSYRYVTLARRLVAENIACLRFDFRGCGESDGRFEDVTAASLQDDLLAVMAAVDHLPNCDPTCVGMIGSSFGAFTISMCANRIPSLRCLVFLAPVADPAALIARDMNEAAWALVRKQGWIDHHGQKLGAGFLDTLPTENGPARLAPWMKPLLIYHGSHDHAVPPEQGQAYEAVARARGVEAKFVSVESGDHGMRTVVATEQIIEGSVAWLRRFLHPDLPVKAS, from the coding sequence ATGCAAAGCAACCTGGAGATTTCCGTCGGGCGGCAGAAGATCGCCGCCTGTCTGCACCGCCCCGACCCCGGCAGGTCGGCCATCGCCGCGCCGGTGGTTGTCTGCTGTCACGGCCTGACCGGCACGCGCGTCGGATCGTCGTATCGCTACGTCACGCTCGCCCGCCGGCTGGTCGCCGAGAACATCGCCTGCCTTCGGTTTGACTTTCGCGGCTGCGGCGAGAGCGACGGTCGCTTTGAGGATGTCACAGCGGCGTCGTTGCAGGACGACTTGCTCGCCGTCATGGCGGCGGTCGATCACCTGCCCAACTGCGACCCGACCTGCGTCGGCATGATAGGCAGCAGCTTCGGCGCGTTCACCATCTCCATGTGCGCCAATCGCATTCCCAGCTTGCGGTGTCTTGTGTTCCTCGCGCCGGTGGCCGATCCGGCTGCACTGATCGCGCGCGACATGAACGAGGCCGCCTGGGCGCTCGTGCGGAAGCAGGGCTGGATCGATCATCACGGGCAAAAACTCGGCGCGGGCTTTCTCGACACGCTGCCGACCGAGAACGGGCCGGCGCGCCTCGCCCCGTGGATGAAGCCATTGTTGATCTATCACGGCAGTCACGACCACGCCGTGCCTCCGGAGCAGGGTCAGGCGTACGAAGCCGTGGCGCGTGCGCGAGGGGTTGAGGCGAAGTTCGTTTCAGTGGAGTCGGGCGATCACGGCATGCGCACGGTGGTGGCGACCGAGCAGATCATCGAGGGAAGCGTGGCGTGGCTGCGGCGGTTTCTTCATCCGGACTTGCCCGTCAAGGCATCCTGA
- a CDS encoding pyridoxine 5'-phosphate synthase, whose protein sequence is MAQLGVNIDHVATVRQARRTDEPDPVWAAVEAQLGGAACITFHLREDRRHIIDRDVPALKEVVNVKLNMEMAIAPEIVDIALRNRPTQCTLVPERREEITTEGGLDVVGLGARLKSVVDRLRGAGIVCSAYIEPVADQIRASTDMGFEAIELWTGGYANAKTPAERQKRLADLQAGLELGLKSRLEVHAGHGLTYRNVAPVAAMRGFCEFNIGHSIIARAIFTGLRAAVSEMNQLLLQHSPKG, encoded by the coding sequence ATGGCTCAACTCGGCGTCAACATCGATCACGTGGCGACCGTCCGCCAGGCCCGGCGCACCGACGAGCCCGACCCGGTCTGGGCGGCGGTCGAAGCTCAACTCGGCGGCGCGGCCTGCATCACCTTCCACCTGCGCGAGGACCGGCGGCACATCATCGATCGCGACGTGCCCGCGCTGAAAGAAGTCGTCAACGTCAAGCTGAACATGGAGATGGCCATCGCGCCGGAAATCGTGGACATCGCGCTGCGCAATCGACCCACGCAGTGCACACTCGTGCCCGAACGGCGCGAGGAGATCACCACCGAAGGCGGGCTGGACGTGGTTGGTCTCGGCGCGCGGCTCAAGAGCGTCGTCGATCGGCTGCGCGGCGCGGGGATTGTTTGCAGCGCGTACATCGAGCCGGTGGCGGATCAGATTCGCGCCTCGACCGACATGGGTTTCGAGGCGATTGAGCTTTGGACCGGCGGTTATGCCAACGCAAAAACCCCGGCCGAGCGGCAAAAGCGGCTCGCCGACTTGCAGGCAGGGCTCGAATTGGGATTGAAATCCCGCCTGGAGGTTCACGCCGGGCACGGTCTGACCTACCGCAACGTCGCGCCGGTCGCCGCGATGCGGGGCTTTTGCGAATTCAACATCGGCCATAGCATCATCGCGCGGGCGATCTTCACCGGATTGCGAGCGGCCGTCAGCGAAATGAATCAACTGCTGTTGCAGCACAGCCCGAAGGGTTAG
- a CDS encoding 4-hydroxy-tetrahydrodipicolinate synthase, producing MFKGTYVALVTPFADGAVDFRALDELVDYVIAGGVSGLVPCGTTGESPTLSDEEQAQIIAAVVKRSRGRVPVLAGAGSNCTEHALALAQAAMKAGAMGVMIVSPYYNRPSPRGLYQHFSYLASALGAPMVLYNIPGRTGVEIPVETIARLRADHSNIVAVKHATGSIDGASELAAASDIAILSGDDTLTASLMAVGAVGSVSVVANLMPRETAALTTAALAGDLNAARAAHQKLFPVARALMRLDTNPVPIKTALALGGMMAEEFRLPLCPMEPARRRELQTIVAPLLGALPARQPA from the coding sequence ATGTTCAAGGGAACGTATGTCGCGCTGGTCACGCCGTTCGCCGACGGAGCGGTCGATTTCCGCGCGCTGGACGAGCTGGTCGATTACGTCATCGCCGGCGGCGTCAGCGGTCTGGTACCGTGCGGCACGACGGGCGAATCGCCGACGCTCTCCGATGAAGAACAGGCGCAAATCATCGCTGCCGTCGTGAAGCGATCGCGCGGCCGCGTGCCCGTGCTGGCCGGTGCGGGCAGCAACTGCACCGAACACGCGCTGGCCCTGGCGCAGGCGGCGATGAAGGCCGGCGCGATGGGTGTCATGATTGTGTCGCCATATTACAACCGGCCCAGCCCGCGCGGGCTGTATCAGCATTTCAGCTACCTCGCCTCGGCCCTGGGCGCGCCGATGGTGTTGTACAACATTCCCGGGCGAACGGGCGTGGAGATTCCCGTCGAGACGATCGCGCGGCTGCGCGCCGATCATTCCAACATCGTCGCCGTCAAGCACGCGACCGGTTCCATCGACGGCGCGAGCGAACTGGCCGCCGCGAGCGACATCGCGATCTTGAGCGGAGACGACACGCTGACCGCCTCCCTCATGGCGGTCGGCGCGGTCGGTTCCGTGAGCGTCGTTGCGAATCTCATGCCGCGCGAGACGGCGGCGCTCACGACCGCGGCGCTGGCGGGCGATCTGAACGCGGCCCGCGCCGCGCATCAGAAACTGTTCCCCGTCGCTCGCGCGCTCATGCGCCTGGACACCAATCCCGTGCCGATCAAGACGGCCCTGGCCCTGGGTGGCATGATGGCCGAAGAGTTCCGCCTGCCGCTCTGCCCGATGGAGCCGGCCAGACGCCGCGAATTACAGACAATTGTCGCGCCTTTGCTCGGCGCCCTGCCCGCCCGGCAACCCGCGTGA